In a single window of the Nicotiana tomentosiformis chromosome 10, ASM39032v3, whole genome shotgun sequence genome:
- the LOC104107837 gene encoding protein DETOXIFICATION 14-like isoform X1: MENIEEGLLLKVKEDKGVVELRWEVIWEEVKEVGYLAGPMIAVTLSQYFLQVISMMMVGHLGELSLSSTAIALSLAGVTGFSFLLGMASALETLCGQAFGAKQYQRLGTQTYTAIFSLFIVCIPLTILWMYMGKLLTFIGQDPQISHEAGKFIKWLIPALFAYANLHPLIRYYQMQSMIAPMLVSSCVTICFHIPLSWMLVFCSGLGNIGAAIAIGISMWLNVIILASYMRLSPACAKTRAPMSWEIVKGMREFFQFAIPSAIMICLEWWSFELLILLSGLLPNPQLEASVLSICLNTISTLYAIPFGLAGAVSIRVSNQLGAGNPQGARVSVLSAMLMATTETILVSTTVFACRNVFGYIFSNEKEVVDYVANMAPLLCISVITDSLQGTLSGVARGCGWQHIGAYVNLASFYLCGIPIAASLAFWLNFRGKGLWIGVLSGAAVQSILLSVITCCTDWKKQAAMARERLHADEKSSIDNRLM, from the exons ATGGAGAATATAGAAGAGGGATTGTTATTGAAAGTAAAAGAAGATAAGGGTGTAGTTGAATTGAGATGGGAAGTAATTTGGGAAGAAGTGAAAGAAGTTGGTTATTTGGCTGGACCAATGATAGCAGTGACACTTTCACAGTATTTTTTACAAGTAATATCAATGATGATGGTTGGTCATTTAGGTGAACTTTCTCTTTCAAGTACTGCTATTGCTCTTTCTCTTGCTGGTGTCACTGGTTTCAGCTTTCTT TTAGGAATGGCCAGTGCACTAGAAACTCTTTGCGGGCAGGCTTTTGGAGCTAAGCAATACCAAAGACTTGGTACTCAAACATACACTGCCATTTTTTCTCTCTTCATTGTTTGCATTCCCCTCACAATCTTGTGGATGTATATGGGAAAATTGCTTACCTTCATCGGCCAAGATCCTCAGATTTCTCATGAAGCTGGAAAGTTCATTAAGTGGCTGATTCCTGCTCTCTTTGCTTATGCAAATCTTCATCCGCTTATTCGGTACTATCAAATGCAAAGTATGATTGCTCCCATGCTCGTAAGCTCCTGCGTAACAATATGCTTCCACATACCGCTGTCTTGGATGCTAGTGTTTTGCTCTGGCTTAGGTAATATTGGTGCGGCAATAGCTATTGGTATATCGATGTGGTTGAATGTCATAATCCTTGCTTCATACATGAGGTTGTCTCCCGCTTGTGCAAAAACCCGCGCACCAATGTCTTGGGAGATTGTCAAGGGAATGAGAGAGTTTTTTCAGTTTGCTATCCCTTCTGCAATCATGATTTG TCTTGAGTGGTGGTCATTTGAGCTGCTCATCTTGCTATCAGGCCTATTGCCAAATCCCCAACTTGAAGCTTCAGTTCTGTCTATATG CCTGAACACCATTTCTACGCTTTATGCAATACCATTTGGTCTCGCTGGTGCTGTAAG CATAAGAGTTTCTAATCAATTAGGAGCTGGAAATCCTCAAGGAGCTCGCGTATCTGTGCTTTCTGCAATGCTCATGGCGACCACAGAGACAATACTCGTAAGCACAACTGTCTTTGCTTGTAGAAATGTATTTGGTTACATTTTCAGCAATGAGAAGGAAGTTGTGGACTATGTCGCAAACATGGCCCCTCTTCTATGTATATCGGTCATAACTGACAGCTTGCAAGGAACTCTTTCAG GTGTTGCGAGGGGATGTGGTTGGCAGCATATCGGAGCCTATGTCAATCTTGCTTCATTTTACCTTTGTGGAATTCCTATAGCTGCTTCATTGGCTTTTTGGCTCAACTTTAGGGGAAAAGGCCTGTGGATCGGCGTACTTTCTGGTGCTGCTGTGCAATCTATTCTACTCTCTGTGATAACATGCTGCACAGATTGGAAAAAACAAGCTGCAATGGCAAGGGAGAGGCTTCATGCTGATGAAAAATCATCTATTGATAACAGGTTGATGTAA
- the LOC104107837 gene encoding protein DETOXIFICATION 12-like isoform X2, with protein sequence MASALETLCGQAFGAKQYQRLGTQTYTAIFSLFIVCIPLTILWMYMGKLLTFIGQDPQISHEAGKFIKWLIPALFAYANLHPLIRYYQMQSMIAPMLVSSCVTICFHIPLSWMLVFCSGLGNIGAAIAIGISMWLNVIILASYMRLSPACAKTRAPMSWEIVKGMREFFQFAIPSAIMICLEWWSFELLILLSGLLPNPQLEASVLSICLNTISTLYAIPFGLAGAVSIRVSNQLGAGNPQGARVSVLSAMLMATTETILVSTTVFACRNVFGYIFSNEKEVVDYVANMAPLLCISVITDSLQGTLSGVARGCGWQHIGAYVNLASFYLCGIPIAASLAFWLNFRGKGLWIGVLSGAAVQSILLSVITCCTDWKKQAAMARERLHADEKSSIDNRLM encoded by the exons ATGGCCAGTGCACTAGAAACTCTTTGCGGGCAGGCTTTTGGAGCTAAGCAATACCAAAGACTTGGTACTCAAACATACACTGCCATTTTTTCTCTCTTCATTGTTTGCATTCCCCTCACAATCTTGTGGATGTATATGGGAAAATTGCTTACCTTCATCGGCCAAGATCCTCAGATTTCTCATGAAGCTGGAAAGTTCATTAAGTGGCTGATTCCTGCTCTCTTTGCTTATGCAAATCTTCATCCGCTTATTCGGTACTATCAAATGCAAAGTATGATTGCTCCCATGCTCGTAAGCTCCTGCGTAACAATATGCTTCCACATACCGCTGTCTTGGATGCTAGTGTTTTGCTCTGGCTTAGGTAATATTGGTGCGGCAATAGCTATTGGTATATCGATGTGGTTGAATGTCATAATCCTTGCTTCATACATGAGGTTGTCTCCCGCTTGTGCAAAAACCCGCGCACCAATGTCTTGGGAGATTGTCAAGGGAATGAGAGAGTTTTTTCAGTTTGCTATCCCTTCTGCAATCATGATTTG TCTTGAGTGGTGGTCATTTGAGCTGCTCATCTTGCTATCAGGCCTATTGCCAAATCCCCAACTTGAAGCTTCAGTTCTGTCTATATG CCTGAACACCATTTCTACGCTTTATGCAATACCATTTGGTCTCGCTGGTGCTGTAAG CATAAGAGTTTCTAATCAATTAGGAGCTGGAAATCCTCAAGGAGCTCGCGTATCTGTGCTTTCTGCAATGCTCATGGCGACCACAGAGACAATACTCGTAAGCACAACTGTCTTTGCTTGTAGAAATGTATTTGGTTACATTTTCAGCAATGAGAAGGAAGTTGTGGACTATGTCGCAAACATGGCCCCTCTTCTATGTATATCGGTCATAACTGACAGCTTGCAAGGAACTCTTTCAG GTGTTGCGAGGGGATGTGGTTGGCAGCATATCGGAGCCTATGTCAATCTTGCTTCATTTTACCTTTGTGGAATTCCTATAGCTGCTTCATTGGCTTTTTGGCTCAACTTTAGGGGAAAAGGCCTGTGGATCGGCGTACTTTCTGGTGCTGCTGTGCAATCTATTCTACTCTCTGTGATAACATGCTGCACAGATTGGAAAAAACAAGCTGCAATGGCAAGGGAGAGGCTTCATGCTGATGAAAAATCATCTATTGATAACAGGTTGATGTAA
- the LOC117275968 gene encoding zinc finger BED domain-containing protein RICESLEEPER 2-like produces MDKAISNCLLEWKLDKVFTITVDNASLNDVTVKELSKKLDMWKTNMMSGKHLHVRCMAHILNLIVQDGLKEIDASVTHLRNIMRWNSTYFMLDMAQNFEKAFDKFYLFDDGFFAYLCSHLCEDGSSASPLESNDWVNVRNVIAFLARFHELTKKVSGSRYVTCNSHFEDVSELYCHLKMCLISEDEHLRKMAEQMQEKFKKYWGEPEKMNKIIFIASVLDPRNKFEYVSLALEELFGEEKGKKINAEVYAYMNSLFEEYLKKYSTGSCPQSPSSSTSSNNTSNTSSGSVLTASLIRTKLHLKKQKEDNGSRGAKSELDKYISEEQEHFSEEFNILSWWKTHAPRFPILSESSLTPKCVQALVYVQDWLREEKNPISVEEDWEYFEELEFGSSAIMTRAPNVHPKRDDTPYARE; encoded by the exons ATGGATAAAGCTATTTCTAATTGTTTGCTTGAATGGAAATTAGACAAGGTGTTCACTATTACCGTGGACAATGCTTCTTTAAATGATGTCACAGTCAAAGAATTATCTAAAAAATTAGATATGTGGAAAACTAATATGATGAGTGGTAAACATCTTCATGTGAGATGCATGGCTCATATACTAAATCTAATTGTGCAAGATGGTTTGAAAGAAATTGATGCTTCTGTCACACATCTTAGAAATATTATGAG gtggaattccacctatTTTATGTTGGATATGGCACAAAATTTTGAAAAGGCTTTTGACAAGTTTTATCTTTTTGATGATGGATTTTTTGCTTATCTATGTTCTCATCTTTGTGAAGATGGTAGTAGTGCAAGTCCTCTTGAATCTAATGATTGGGTGAATGTGAGGAATGTGATAGCGTTTCTTGCAAGATTTCACGAGCTTACCAAAAAAGTTTCAGGTTCACGTTATGTCACTTGTAATTCTCATTTTGAGGATGTATCTGAACTTTATTGTCATTTGAAAATGTGTTTAATTAGTGAGGATGAGCATTTGAGAAAAATGGCTGAGCAGATGCAAGAAAAGTTcaagaagtattggggtgagcctgaaaagatgaataaaataatttttattgctTCTGTCTTGGATCCACGTAACAAATTTGAATATGTTAGCCTTGCACTTGAAGAACTTTTTGGGGAggaaaaagggaagaaaataaaTGCTGAGGTGTATGCTTATATGAATTCTTTGTTTGAAGAGTATCTAAAAAAGTATTCAACTGGATCTTGTCCTCAATCTCCATCTAGTTCTACTTCATCTAATAACACATCTAATACATCTAGTGGGAGTGTTTTAACTGCATCATTAATAAGGACGAAGCTTCACTTGAAGAAACAAAAGGAAGACAATGGAAGTAGGGGTGCTAAATCGGAGTTGGATAAATACATTAGTGAAGAACAAGAGCATTTTAGTGAAGAATTTAATATTTTAAGTTGGTGGAAAACACATGCTCCTAGATTTCCTAttctttcaga gagttcattgactCCTAAATGTGTGCAAGCTCTTGTTTATGTTCAAGATTGGCTTAGAGAAGAGAAGAATCCTATTAGTGTTGAAGAAGACTGGGAGTATTTTGAGGAACTCGAGTTTG gTTCAAGTGCAATCATGACCCGTGCTCCTAATGTTCATCCAAAGAGGGATGACACACcatatgcgagagaataa
- the LOC104117604 gene encoding uncharacterized protein has product MENKEMGLDDIKSNFLALRQLYGLLRNDGDGLSNLTSDGLDYEARVMLKNLLDTTTNDVLKAYSEIIARQARVHSLPQTRHLVDTAKQRSLALSDVSKSSAVIQSRGKEPVVMDSTLSKEKQESIMPITQTAYTQPLKFSFSASESGNKRKFCRICQRPRVEKPIVPCIKTESSEKEAPCSTKVVALQEQQNSLFANFSWDTQQEALQSGNTESAKAREVLDLHRISNGTETVDLSQSMHELSGVIRRVSDGDHDLFPTETNDVIKQLESHISALQMDAENLVLADKHAAEHKLKPITVFVPQAELATPIKKIEGDTSSLYPGYVVPPTRMSKFSADQLPKSFESSSYQPNQLTQQKIVANTFPPEEHDTSKMLDLIEENQWHIQKEHSINVQSKNQHDCTSVQNPYADRYCYQQDQQNMEIGVTALPAMLVIPSQNQMPSNEKTGCLGKSNAADIFRNNRDIPGLIDYGSKLTWPGTYEGRMDSPYSQQAIMRRSGLNQKQGQFAPSQSSYVNLGKKPSKHLKNNNHMKRLRRRHLHGHESEVSRSSSPYSSSGTDLQQTSTYSSERDHPLPRQIRTKMHYSDETSSYGGNELYSRRDSSQTEYTVSSSCSSIEGYSSPIGSERAREMISASKSEREISSSLYGSGSDHLEEPSYYSADSSSRKSSPARVYKSANSRKSKKNNGRWKKLKDKLAIVFHHHHHHHHHHHGKDGKGEERKTSLLRQRGKRFNGHYSTSKDEAFGEKALEKFGKSAIDKQAGKKQQGGQFQTLAQGLMRHIQHSKKTKHSSSRQVDKGQHTNTKVNNKFRWWQLLRHHRGMDKSPAMLGAGNRKGHSKAFPKMK; this is encoded by the exons ATGGAGAATaag GAGATGGGCCTCGATGACATAAAATCGAACTTTCTTGCTTTGAGGCAATTGTATGGTCTTTTGCGAAATGATGGAGATGGTCTTTCAAACTTGACATCTGATGGT TTGGATTATGAAGCACGAGTCATGTTAAAGAATTTACTCGATACTACAACCAATGATGTTCTTAAGGCTTATTCTGAG ATCATAGCACGTCAGGCGCGTGTGCACAGCTTACCTCAGACTCGGCACTTGGTTGACACAGCGAAGCAACGGTCCCTTGCTTTATCAGACGTATCAAAATCTTCAGCTGTTATTCAAAGTCGTGGAAAAGAGCCGGTTGTCATGGATTCTACTTTATCGAAAGAGAAGCAGGAATCTATCATGCCGATTACTCAGACAGCTTACACACAGCCTCTAAAATTTAGCTTCAGTGCAAGTGAATctggaaataaaagaaaattttgcAGAATTTGCCAGCGCCCCAGAGTTGAAAAGCCAATTGTGCCTTGTATAAAGACCGAATCTTCTGAAAAAGAAGCTCCATGTTCTACAAAGGTCGTGGCGTTGCAAGAACAGCAGAATAGTCTTTTCGCTAATTTTTCTTGGGATACTCAACAAGAAGCATTGCAATCAGGAAACACTGAGAGTGCAAAGGCGAGAGAAGTTCTTGATCTCCATCGCATCTCAAATGGTACAGAGACAGTGGATCTTTCACAATCCATGCATGAGTTATCTGGTGTGATAAGAAGGGTGTCCGATGGGGACCATGATCTTTTCCCGACCGAAACTAATGATGTCATCAAACAACTCGAGTCGCACATTTCAGCTCTGCAAATGGATGCTGAGAACCTGGTTCTTGCTGATAAACATGCAGCTGAGCATAAACTCAAACCGATTACTGTTTTTGTGCCACAAGCAGAGTTAGCTACTCCTATCAAGAAGATAGAAGGAGATACAAGTTCATTGTATCCAGGGTATGTTGTTCCGCCTACCAGAATGTCAAAATTCTCAGCAGATCAATTGCCCAAGTCTTTCGAGTCGAGTAGTTACCAGCCAAATCAGTTGACACAACAAAAGATAGTAGCAAACACCTTCCCTCCTGAGGAACATGATACTTCTAAAATGCTAGACTTAATCGAAGAGAATCAGTGGCATATACAGAAAGAACACTCAATTAATGTTCAGTCAAAGAATCAACATGATTGTACTTCAGTACAGAATCCTTATGCTGACCGTTATTGTTACCAACAAGACCAACAGAATATGGAAATTGGGGTCACTGCTTTGCCTGCAATGTTGGTCATCCCGAGCCAGAACCAAATGCCTTCAAACGAGAAAACAGGTTGCCTAGGAAAATCAAATGCAGCAGATATTTTCAGAAACAACAGAGATATTCCAGGATTGATTGATTACGGGAGCAAGTTAACTTGGCCTGGGACATACGAGGGCAGAATGGATTCACCTTATTCACAGCAGGCAATAATGAGGCGATCAGGATTGAATCAGAAGCAAGGTCAATTCGCACCATCCCAAAGCTCTTATGTAAACTTGGGCAAAAAGCCTAGTAAACATCTGAAAAATAATAATCACATGAAACGACTGAGGAGGAGGCATTTACATGGACATGAATCAGAGGTTTCACGCTCAAGCTCGCCATATTCTTCCAGCGGGACAGATTTACAGCAGACAAGCACTTACAGTAGTGAGAGAGATCATCCCTTGCCAAGGCAGATTCGAACCAAGATGCATTATTCAGACGAAACAAGCAGCTATGGAGGAAATGAATTATATAGTCGGAGAGACAGTAGTCAAACTGAGTACACGGTCAGCTCAAGCTGCAGTTCGATCGAGGGTTACTCGTCTCCAATTGGTAGTGAAAGGGCTCGTGAAATGATTTCTGCAAGTAAAAGTGAGAGAGAGATATCCTCATCACTTTATGGTTCGGGGTCTGACCATCTTGAAGAACCCTCTTACTACTCAGCAGATTCTTCATCAAGGAAGTCAAGTCCTGCGCGCGTTTACAAGTCTGCTAACTcaagaaaatcaaagaagaataaTGGAAGGTGGAAGAAGTTGAAAGACAAGCTAGCGATTGTTTTTCACCATCATCATCACCACCACCATCACCATCACGGTAAGGATGGTAAAGGCGAGGAGAGAAAAACATCTTTGTTGAGGCAGAGAGGAAAAAGATTCAATGGCCACTATTCTACAAGCAAGGatgaagcttttggagaaaagGCTTTGGAAAAGTTTGGGAAGTCAGCAATCGATAAACAAGCTGGTAAAAAGCAGCAGGGAGGACAGTTTCAGACCCTTGCTCAGGGGCTGATGCGACACATCCAGCATTCAAAGAAGACAAAGCACAGCAGCAGTAGACAAGTAGATAAAGGACAACATACCAATACGAAGGTGAATAACAAATTTCGTTGGTGGCAACTACTACGGCATCACAGAGGTATGGATAAATCACCTGCAATGCTAGGAGCTGGCAATAGAAAAGGGCATTCAAAAGCTTTTCCCAAGATGAAATGA
- the LOC104117595 gene encoding probable histone chaperone ASF1A gives MSAVNITNVAVLDNPAPFLNPFQFEISYECLAALKDDLEWKITYVGSAEDETYDQLLESVFVGPVNVGKYRFVLQADPPEPSKIREEDIIGVTVLLLTCSYAGQEFIRVGYYVNNDYDDEQLKEEPPQKVLLDRVQRNILADKPRVTKFPINFHPENNDNGQPTSPDHDNGEQTPASPDHAAEVNLQGEEPNASPNKCSVQCSQT, from the exons ATGAGCGCTGTCAACATTACAAATGTTGCCGTGTTGGATAATCCGGCACCGTTTCTCAATCCTTTCCAGTTCGAGATCTCTTATGAGTGTCTCGCTGCCCTTAAAGATG ATTTAGAGTGGAAGATAACTTATGTGGGATCTGCTGAGGATGAGACTTATGACCAACTCCTAGAAAGTGTATTTGTTGGACCTGTAAATGTAGGGAAATATCGTTTTGTGCTTCAG GCTGATCCCCCTGAACCATCCAAAATTCGTGAAGAAGATATTATTGGTGTCACAGTATTGCTATTAACATGCTCTTATGCGGGGCAAGAATTTATTCGAGTAGGATATTATGTGAACAATGATTACGATGATGAACAATTAAAAGAGGAACCACCTCAGAAAGTTTTGCTTGATAGGGTCCAGAGGAATATTTTGGCTGATAAACCCCGAGTCACGAAATTCCCCATTAATTTCCATCCAGAAAACAATGACAATGGACAACCTACCTCTCCTGACCATGACAATGGAGAACAGACTCCTGCCTCTCCTGACCATGCTGCAGAAGTCAATTTGCAAGGAGAAGAACCAAATGCGTCACCCAATAAATGTAGTGTGCAGTGTTCTCAAACCTGA